The DNA region GGACGAACGGCGGTTCGAGGAAGCCGAAGAGGTAGCAGACATCGTGGCCGAGGTCGATCCGTATGGATCCACCCCGGTTCAGGCGAAGCTGTGGTCGCGTTTCGTGCACTACGAGTACGTCAACCGCATGCAGCGGATCGCCCGCGGCGACGCGGTGATGGACACCCTCTGGGAAGTCGAGAAGTCGTTCATGCCGTTCCCCGGCGACCCGCCGATCGTCTACCCGGACCCGGCCTTCTGGGAAGAGCTGACCCGCCGCCGCAAGAAGTTCGCGGCGGTTGACCTCAAGGGCCAGGGGGGCGCCGAGGCGCGCATCCAAGAAGCGCTCACCTCGCCCCTGACGAACGTCGGTCTCGACTTCACCGAGACCCCGCTTGAAGAAATCATCGCGTTCTTGCGGGACGAGTACGACCTGGAGATCCAGATCGACACCCGCGCGCTCGACGAGTTCGGCGTGCAGCCCGATGAGCCGATCACCGTCAACCTGCGCAACATCTCGCTCCGCTCGGCGTTGCGGCTGATGCTGAAGAACCTTGAGCTGACCTACGTCATCCAAGACGAGGTGCTGCTGATCACCACCGAGGAAGAAGCGCTCAACGTGTTGACCGTGAAGGTCTACCCGGTGGCCGACCTGGTGCTGCCGATCCCGGCTCCCGGCAGCCTCGGCGGCGGCGGCGGCGGCGGATTCGGCGGCGGCGGCGGCGGTCAGCAGGGCGGCGGCGGCCTCGGCGGCGGCGGCGGACAGGGTGGCGGTGGGTTCGGCGGCGGCGGCGGCGGTCAGTTCAGCGTCCCCGACAGCCAAGGGGACCTGGTCCTCTCGAAGTCGCCCGAAGCCGTATCGCCGGCGCCGGTCGCGACGCCCCAAACCCAGGCGAAGCGGTCCGCCAAGCCGCAGGCCAAGGGCGTCCCCGCACCCCACACCGACCCCGAACACGCCTGGGGCGCCTACTTCGCGCAGGGCGACCGCGACCCGGCGCAGGTCCGCGCCACGGTCCGCGACCTGATGACCCAGGGTCAGTACCCGCACGTCATCGCGTTGGTCGAGGCGGCGCTACGCAACGGACAGACCCAGCCCTGGATGTACGAGGCGCTCGGGATCGCGATGCAGCTCGAAGGCCGGCCCAAGGCAGACCTCGAGCGGGCGATCCTCTCCGCCGTCGACTTCAGCACCACGCCCGACGAGGTGCAGTTCATCGCACAATACCTAGAGAAGTTGGGGCTCGACGCCCGCGCCATCCAGCTCTACCGCCAAGTGGTCAAGAGCAACCCTCTGCAGAACCAGGCCTACCTGCTGGCGATGCGGGCGGCAGAACGCGCCGACGACCTTGAGGGGCTGCAGTGGTCTACCCTGGGCGTGCTGAGCCAGGCATGGCCGCTGGACCAGGCCGCCGTAGAGACCAAGGCGCGGCGGCTCGCCGAGAGCGTGCTAGAACGGCTCGGCCGTGACGGACGCAGCGACGACCGGCAGGCGTTCCAGCAGGCGCTGCAAGAGACGCTGGTCCGCGACTGTGTGGTGAGCGTCAGTTGGTCCGGCGACGCCGACGTCGACCTGTCGGTCGAGGAACCCACCGGCAGCGTGTGCGGGCAAGCGACCGCCGTGCGCACCACCGGCGGCGGCGTGAGCCTGGGCGACTGCTACAGCGCCGACCAGAACCTCACGATCCAGGGCTTCTCGGAGGCCTACGTTTGCCCCCAAGGCTTCGACGGCGTCTATCGCATCCACATCAAGAAGGTGTGGGGCGATGTCGCCGCGGGCAAGGTGACGGTCGACGTCACCAAGCACGCCGGCAGCAAGAACGCCAAGCACCAGCGTCAGCAAGTAAACCTCGGCCCCGACGGGGCAGTGGTGGAGTTCGAGCTCGACGGCGGGCGCCGCAACGAGCCCCTGCACGAGCAGCAACTGGCGCAGGCCATTGAACGCCAACAGGCGGTCAGCAAGGCCGTGCTGGCGCAGCAGCTTGGGTCTTTGTCCGACCCCCGGGTGGCGGCCGCCGTCGGCCGTCGCGATCCCGACGACCCGCTGGGCCGGTTCGGCCGCGGCTTGCTGCGTCGTGGTCAGGGCGCGGTTGGTTTCCAGCCGGTGATCCAGATCCTCCCCGAGGGAACCAACATGGGCGCCACCGCGGTGATCTCGGCCGACCGACGGTACGTCCGCATCACCGCGGAGCCCATCTTCTCGACCATCGGCGAAGTCACCACCTTCACGTTTGCCGGCGCGTCTGCGAACGCAGATGACGGTGGCGCTGACGGCGGCGCCGATGGTGGAGCGGACGGTGGCGCCGATGGCGGAGCTGACGGTGGCGACGACGGAGCCGACGGCGGCGGCGCGGGGGGCTGAGCCCCTTGCGGCCTAGCCGCTCTGCTCCCCGTTGCGTATCGCCGTAGAAGATACGTCATTACAAAACCGCTCCGGCGGAACCCCGTCGCACAAGGCTCGTAGCGGGGGCGGCAGGTCGACGTCTTCCAGCGACGCCAGTTGCCCCTCGAGCACCCGGCTGAAGACCAAGAACCGGCAACCGCGCGCCCGCAGCTCGGCGATCGCTGCATCCCGCTTGTCGGAGTCACCGTCGTAGTATCGGGCGTCGCCGATCCGGGCGATCGTGTCGACCCCCACGACAAACGTGGCGCCCGGCGCCACGCCGGCCTTGCCTACAAACGTTGGCGCAGCGGTCACCAGCACCGCCCCCCCCTGCATGCCTGCCAGCCGCCGATCGACGTCCAGCAGATCGAGCGGCGGCTTGTCGACGTTCGTGAGAGATAGCTCGCAAACCACCGGGGCGCCGGTGATCTCCCCCGCGATGGCCATCATCTCTCGATGCCCGTTGTGCATCGGGTCGAACGACCCGGGGAACACCACGCGCGCCTCCGGCACGCGTGCGGCGCCGTTCTGGATGAGGCAACGATCGGCGGCGCCCCGAAACACCGCGGCCAGCGGCGGCGACGCGATCGCCTCCCGCCAAACGGCCCCGTCCCCTGCCGCGGCGTCGAGCCCGCCGTCCGCGTAGACGAACTCGGTCAGCCCCAACGCGTGTGCGAGCAGCGCGAGCAGGCGGTCCGCGGCAAGGTCTTCTTCTTCACTTCGCGAACGCGGCTTGGCGCCAAGCTCCAGCCCGTACACGGCGGTCCGGGTCCCGGTTTGCGCAGCGATCCAGAACCGCCTGGCGCCTCGCCTTTGCCGATCGGTCGACAGACCGGCGGTGCAGCCGATGCCGACGAGCTGCTCGGCATGTTCCGGGGCGAGCCGGCACGCACGCCGCCAGGCCGCCATCGCCAAGCGGCGCGCTGTCCGCTCGCTGCAAGCAGACTCGGGCGTCTCGCCAAGAAACTCGCCCAGCGCGCTGGCCGCGTACGGGACCACCGCCTCGAGCACGGTCCGCGACGCCCCGGGGACGCTCAAGAGCCGGGAAACGGCCCGGCTCCCCCCGCCCGTGACCGCCAGCACACAACGCCCGGGATCGGCGTGGATGCGGGCGACCAGGTCGTCTGCGTCGTTCTCGCTCGAAGAGCCCATCTGCCTGTGGCCTGCGTTGTGGGGTAGCCGCACGCACCGCCGGGTGCGTCCGCGAAACGCCCGCGTCTCGGCAACACAACGCCGGCGGGGCCGATGCTAACGATCGTAACAGCAGAGGCGGGCCCCGGGCGACCTGTGAGCGTGGTCTGCCCGATCGGCGCGCCGCTTGCATCTACGTCCATTGCAAATCAAAACCAATGCAGCAAGCCAACCCGAGGTCGCCCATGGCGGACGTGATCGAGCTCAACGACCCCAGCCGCCTCGCCGAGGTGCGGATGGCCTGGAACGCCCTATTGCCGCAGACGCTCGGGGCGTCGTTCTTTGGCTCGATCGACTGGCTCGAAACCTACTGGCGGAGCTTCGGCGCCGGCCGCCGGCTCCGCGTGCTCGTGGTGCGGGCCCTCGGCAGGCCGATCGGCATCGTGCCGCTGTGCGTCGAGTCGCGCGGCGGCAGGCTGCGGCGGACACGCGTGCTCACCTACCCGTCGGACGGCGATGGGGCGCGGCTCGGACCCATTGGTCAGAACCAAACCGCCGCCCTGCTGCTGGCCGTGCGGCACATCGAACAGACCGAGCAGGACTGGGACGTCTTCGAGCCCGCCGGTGTGGCCGAAGACACCACC from Pirellulimonas nuda includes:
- a CDS encoding VWA domain-containing protein; the protein is MKSSSHLGLVFATAAGLLAASTALPVPTARAAEPGAGAPTAAPVGPMGVYQAPQGERYFSLSLTPTVQTNPQAPRDIVVLFDTSASQTGPYRDTALAALEGCLAGLTPGDRVQLAAVDVETRPMSNGLEPAGGASVKAAVAKLRATAPLGSTDLDSALFSAAQMFQADSKSERVLLYIGDGMSNANLLDAPRMKRLATALRDARVSVSSYAIGPRRDAQTLAAIANQTGGNLFLAYPPVWADDQVTIDRAEEENRRVGAEVGRTLADWVRGSVVWPETVKLSPSIASIVPQQLPPLRSDRDTVVVGRLSDQPGPIEISGKMIVDGRRTQADWRRPAAAPNDSDAYLADLVKTAERDGGVMLSTLGSAGLMETARAVQSQVDAIADVAQRAAATGDLDGAGKIAQAVLRRDPGNPQARTVQAFVQRGEAQAAAPQEAAPAEPVRTAQGVLPSPQGDLILEGRPSAPFEGQVMESGPTVFPGEYEIDGAYPPPGVVSDGRNLDAVDRKARLFTQMLQTEVRAEINNARDLMATDPDSAIQSLKQVLSTVESAPELDAAARVSMIDQLQAALLQGSRRAAIKEELDREREEAAAAARERRLMLDRTALRIERESQLMDRFNALMDERRFEEAEEVADIVAEVDPYGSTPVQAKLWSRFVHYEYVNRMQRIARGDAVMDTLWEVEKSFMPFPGDPPIVYPDPAFWEELTRRRKKFAAVDLKGQGGAEARIQEALTSPLTNVGLDFTETPLEEIIAFLRDEYDLEIQIDTRALDEFGVQPDEPITVNLRNISLRSALRLMLKNLELTYVIQDEVLLITTEEEALNVLTVKVYPVADLVLPIPAPGSLGGGGGGGFGGGGGGQQGGGGLGGGGGQGGGGFGGGGGGQFSVPDSQGDLVLSKSPEAVSPAPVATPQTQAKRSAKPQAKGVPAPHTDPEHAWGAYFAQGDRDPAQVRATVRDLMTQGQYPHVIALVEAALRNGQTQPWMYEALGIAMQLEGRPKADLERAILSAVDFSTTPDEVQFIAQYLEKLGLDARAIQLYRQVVKSNPLQNQAYLLAMRAAERADDLEGLQWSTLGVLSQAWPLDQAAVETKARRLAESVLERLGRDGRSDDRQAFQQALQETLVRDCVVSVSWSGDADVDLSVEEPTGSVCGQATAVRTTGGGVSLGDCYSADQNLTIQGFSEAYVCPQGFDGVYRIHIKKVWGDVAAGKVTVDVTKHAGSKNAKHQRQQVNLGPDGAVVEFELDGGRRNEPLHEQQLAQAIERQQAVSKAVLAQQLGSLSDPRVAAAVGRRDPDDPLGRFGRGLLRRGQGAVGFQPVIQILPEGTNMGATAVISADRRYVRITAEPIFSTIGEVTTFTFAGASANADDGGADGGADGGADGGADGGADGGDDGADGGGAGG
- a CDS encoding nucleotidyl transferase family protein codes for the protein MGSSSENDADDLVARIHADPGRCVLAVTGGGSRAVSRLLSVPGASRTVLEAVVPYAASALGEFLGETPESACSERTARRLAMAAWRRACRLAPEHAEQLVGIGCTAGLSTDRQRRGARRFWIAAQTGTRTAVYGLELGAKPRSRSEEEDLAADRLLALLAHALGLTEFVYADGGLDAAAGDGAVWREAIASPPLAAVFRGAADRCLIQNGAARVPEARVVFPGSFDPMHNGHREMMAIAGEITGAPVVCELSLTNVDKPPLDLLDVDRRLAGMQGGAVLVTAAPTFVGKAGVAPGATFVVGVDTIARIGDARYYDGDSDKRDAAIAELRARGCRFLVFSRVLEGQLASLEDVDLPPPLRALCDGVPPERFCNDVSSTAIRNGEQSG